The sequence TCATTACTAACATTTTAAGGGTTATACATTAATTAACTGAGAATAAATCGGGTGTAGTGATCATGGTATAAAGAAAGCATACTTCTTTACTGGGCTAAGGTTCATGATACTTGCCGTTTATTCAATATTATGATACCGGGCTTTAAAGTCCGGGATTGATAATCGTTTTAGAATCAATAAATGACTCACGGTTTTATTGATGATACCAGTTAGATACGGCGCATAAATTTGCTGTGAAAGATCAGCCAAGGGGCTAATCAATCACGTTTCCGTATCTTTTACGGCATCGTAGAAAAAAAAGGATTCATATACAAGATATGAACTTTGAATCAGTGGAAAACTGAAAATCCACAGAAAACCTTTTTTCTCATCCTTAGTGCTTTTTTAATTTTTTCTCACAAAAAGATATGCCAATATCATGCCAAAGTGATTATTTCACAATTAACACTTTATTTTTGAAGGGTGTATACTGTTGTATTTTAGGGTGTTTTTTAATTTATTTCCTTAAACGAAGAAAAAAGCTTTATTTTTAGATTATAATTGTTTGAAATGAATAGAATATATATTGGGTTAATTTTACTTTTCAGCAGCTTAGGATATGGACAGCAGCTTTCGGAAACAGAAAGAAAAATGACTGAATTAGTAGGAATCTGGAAAACTGAGGTAGAAGGAAGTTCACTATCTTTAATCATAAGCTTGGAGAAAGGAGAGAAAGAATATTTTCAAATTGTATTAATTAATATAAACGGAGAAAAATTCATAGTGAATGAAAGCAAAATTTCTTCCTCTGCACCATCAGAATATCAACTAAAAGTTATTAAAGCTGCTTTTGAAAAGTATCAAGATTGTACCATCAAAGATGCTGTCATTGACCTTAAAAAGCTTGAAAATAATGCTATTTCTTTTAGCTATCATTCTGAGATTTCGGATTGTTCTTTTGGTTCAGATAATGGATTGGAAATCCCTGATATTGATGAACTGATTTTTATAAAAGAAAAATAAATCTTAATTGTGGAATTCTTAGATATAGGTTTGGTTTAAATCAATGGAAATTAATTTATGATATGAACGAGCTATCCTTCGACTATGCTCAGGATTGTACATTTCTATTGAGCTTTTAGGACGTGAAATTTTAAACTACTGCATTAGAATAATTGTAAAAAAGAATGATTTTCGAAAAGTGAACAAGGAAAATTTAAAAGAAAAGATTGAGACTTGTATTGTGAATCTTCAACGATTGGCAAAGATGAATTGTTGGAATAAGATATCTCCTAATTGTGTTTTTATTGTGTCTGATTTCAATGAATTTGAAAGACCAGATTTTTTTACACAAAGGAAGGTAAGAAATAAAATAAATAAATCTAAAACAACACTCGCTCTAGATATAGCCATAGACATTTTAAACAAGGAGTATCATGATCTTTATGATGTTACATTATATATTTTTAAAGCGGGTCAAAAAGAAACTGTAATTGAAATTCAGTATTACAGGAAATCAAATTTTAAAACTAACTATTTTGCTATGGTGAAAGATAGTCCACCTATGTTTCATTCTAAAATCTCAAAACCCTATTATGGCAGGAGTGATAATAAATTTGATGTCAATTGGGAATCAGGTGGATTAAGGTATTTCTGTAATCATTTTATTGGTCAAATTAAGTACAGGATAAATACTTTTATATTAAATGTTTAATTCTTGGATAAAACTTGGTTTGTCATTCTGTAAGAATCTTAACAACCATATTCAATATCTTTATTTGGATTCCTACGGAAGGACAAAGACTTTGCTAAAACAGTAACTCAATTTCAGACCTGGTCTAAATGGAAATCTTGGTGCAATTTTGTGGTATCAAATTTTGGATTTGTGTTTTTAAAACAAAGAAAACCCATCAAATCTTATCAAGACTTAATGGGTTCATTTATATCAAACTGACATTTCACTACCAGTTTTTATCAATCATATAAATAATATGGGTCATGGCTACGGCTCCCAATAAAAGCTCTCTTCTGTTAACTTTGTCAAAGGTGTCTTCTTCAGTATGGTGAATATCAAAATAACGTTGAGAATCTGGCATCAACTCAGCCGCAGGAACTCCCATATCATGAAGTGGGTAAAGATCTGTTCCGGAGAATTTTTCTTCAAAGTTATATACTCCATAAGGTAGGAATAGTTTGGACCAGCTTTGAATCTGTTTTCTTTTGGCATCATCCATATCCAGAGCAATTCCTCTTGGAGCAAAGCCTCCGGCATCGGATTCTATGGCAAAAAGATGCTTTTCATTATTTTCTTTTACTGTTTTTCCATATTGGATACCGCCTTTCACACCATTTTCTTCATTGGCAAAGCAAACAACTCTGATGGTATGGTTGTTTTGTATCCCTAGTTTTTTAAATGTTCTCAAAACTTCAATACTCTGGACAATTCCGGCACCGTCATCATGAGCCCCTTCTCCTACATCCCAGGAATCAAGGTGACCACCTACAACAATTACACTCTGATCTTTTTTACCTGTAATCTCCCCAATGACAGAGTGGGAGAGTTTCTCTCCTTTCATTCCACAGTTGGAATTCAGTTTTGCTGTAATTTTTTTGTTCTTTAATAGGGTTTCCAGTTCATCTGCTGTAGTGCTTCCAATGGCTACAGCTGGTATTTTAGAAACGTTTTCTTCATAACGCATCGCTCCTGTATGAGGAACGTCATCAAACGCTGATGAAAGAGAGCGAATAATAGCATATTTCCCTCCTTTTTTAGCGGTTAATGATGCCGCAGTTGTTCTGTATTTCGAAGCATCCCCATATCCTTTAAATGTCTCTATAAATGATTGTTTGAAAGCGTAATTGAAGAACAGTATTTTGTCTTTTACCTGTTCTGGAGTAAGCTTATTGTAATCATCCATAGATTTTACCATAATGATTTCCCCTGAAATATCTTTTCCACCTGTACCTTCAGAGTTTCCGAGAGAAAGCATTTTAAGACTTTTCCAGCTTCCGTTGGAGGTTTTTATGTGTAAGGATTCCTTTCCTCTTACCCAAACTGGGATCATCACATCCTGAAGCCATACTTTATCTGCTCCGGCATCACGAAGTTTTTGCGCTGCCCATTGTACAGATTTCTCATAGGCTTCGGAACCGCTTAAACGGTGGCCGATATTTTTAGTGAGTTCGCGTAGATCTTTATATCCTTTTCCGTTATTTAAAACTTCAAGGGAGATCTTGCTGAATTGTATTGAATCTTCTTTAGCCTGGCCAAAAGCTGCCATTCCAAAAAGTAATAATGAGGTTCCTAGTATCTTTTTCATGGTTACCAATTTTTATCAATCATATAAATAAGTTGTGTCATTACCGTTGAGCCTAAAAGTAATTCTCTACGGTTGACTTTTTCAAAAGTATCTTCTGCAGTGTGGTGAATGTCAAAATAACGTTGTGGTTCCGGAACGAGTTCTGCCGTGGGTACCCCCATTTCATGAAGTGGGGCAATATCTGAACCCGAATATTTTCCTTCAAAGTTATACACCCCATAAGGTAGAAATAGTTTTCCCCAGCTTTTGATCTGGTTTCTGTTTGTATCATCCATTTCTAGAGAAATTCCGCGGGGAGAAAA is a genomic window of Chryseobacterium nakagawai containing:
- a CDS encoding M20/M25/M40 family metallo-hydrolase, producing the protein MKKILGTSLLLFGMAAFGQAKEDSIQFSKISLEVLNNGKGYKDLRELTKNIGHRLSGSEAYEKSVQWAAQKLRDAGADKVWLQDVMIPVWVRGKESLHIKTSNGSWKSLKMLSLGNSEGTGGKDISGEIIMVKSMDDYNKLTPEQVKDKILFFNYAFKQSFIETFKGYGDASKYRTTAASLTAKKGGKYAIIRSLSSAFDDVPHTGAMRYEENVSKIPAVAIGSTTADELETLLKNKKITAKLNSNCGMKGEKLSHSVIGEITGKKDQSVIVVGGHLDSWDVGEGAHDDGAGIVQSIEVLRTFKKLGIQNNHTIRVVCFANEENGVKGGIQYGKTVKENNEKHLFAIESDAGGFAPRGIALDMDDAKRKQIQSWSKLFLPYGVYNFEEKFSGTDLYPLHDMGVPAAELMPDSQRYFDIHHTEEDTFDKVNRRELLLGAVAMTHIIYMIDKNW